The sequence CCAGGGggtttgggagaggggaaaggggggctttgcAGAGGATTCTTGAGATGGGTGGTCCTGCTGGGGTTCCGAAATTTTCGAGGGGTCTCCAGGGGTCCCGGTGAACCTCTCCCAGGGCTGTTGCTGTCGGGGACAGAAAATAAGGAAGgcgttccctctccccctctcctcttttgTTAGAGCCCGGCGGAGGACAATATGGTTTCAAAAGCGAATTGATGAGCGGGGAGGGGGATCGGAGAATCATTCCCTTCTAATTAGCCAAATCCAAATCAAGGCTCCCCGAGGCCATTTCCTCCCGGTGTtagctcccctctccccaagacAGAGTCTAGAGAAGGGCatctcccacccccgccccagccgATCGGTCAATGGCTCTTGATGATGTTTTCTAGCTAAATGCGGCCGCGAACCCCCTCACCTTGGGAGGGAGAGaacggagaggaagaagaggagagatcgAGGTCACCTTTCGAGATTTGGGGTCGGggacccacacagtaagcgctcaataaataccacggatgataaccacctgtctacatgttttgttgcctgtctcccccttctagactgtgagcccgttgttgggtagggaccgtctctatatgttcccgtcttgtacttcccaagctcttagtaaagtgttctgcacacagtaagcgctcaataaatacgattgaatgaatgaatggcaataataatgatggtatttgttaagcgcttactatgtgcccagcactgtactaaacgcgagggaagatacaagctaatcaggctgtaccACGTGggtttaacagtcttaatctctattttacagatgaggtaactgaggcccagagaagttaaggggcttatccaatgtcacacagcagacaatgaccATCGCTTCCTGACAATCCTAACCCGAAATGGCCCCGCCTGAGGCCCCgaagcggggaggggcggggaaggaggaaagaggggagggaagaaggagtggggccatgcagaagggagactggACTGAGCGCCCCTCTGTCGGGTCTCTGTCTCCTGCGCCCAAaccctgacataataataataatggcatttattaagcgcttactaagtgcaaagcactgttctaagcgctggggaggttacaaggtgatcaggttgtcccacggggggctcgcagtcttaatccccattttacagatgaggtaactgaggcccagagaagttaagtgacttgcccaaagtcacacagctgacaattgggggagtcgggatttgaacccatgacctctgactccaaagcccgggctctttccactgagccacgctgcttctctgacatcctTCAGACGCTCAGCGGTTCCGAGTCGCGGGCGCTGGGACTGAGAAGCTGGGCTGCTGCAGACTAATTCgctttctctgcccccccccaaaCCCGCCCCGTCGGGAGAGAGAATAATAGGTCACCGCCTTCGTCGACATTGACCTTCAGCTCTATTCCCCTGTCCATCGCcgccgggggagagggaggtgtcaACCTAACACACgcaagcacacaaacacacacacaccctgaaaACTGGGAAATCGAGAGTAAGAGGATCTAGAGTCATCCTCCCGGGAGGACGAGAAATCAAAGATCTCGCCGGGGTTTTGTTACGagactttctccccatcccccaggtcTCTGGCTTCGTTCCCTAATTGCTCACACTGAGAGCCTTCCCGCTCGCTGTCTGTCCTCTCTGCTCCAAACAGCTGCGAGGCCGGGCCCGGCCCAACGAATTCTTAATTCCCAGGAGCCGGGGCCACACAAACTTACAGCTCCTTGCAGAtgtagaaaaggggaaaggaattaaaaagaaaaggaaaggacacacacacacacacacacacacacacgcccgccCACACTACCAGCAACCAGCTGAAATGCCAATCTCATCCAAGGGCCCGATTTCAGCAGGAACGTTCGGCAaagcaggaagagaaaggaaagttgAAATCACACTTACCACAACCATAAGGAATAAAGATATAGAGATCCTCCCCCTGGGTCTCGCTTTTTTACTTTAGGAAAGAAAAGAATGTTGAAATCTTTCAAAGAACGGctagggaaaaaaacaacaacgtgGAAATAATTTGCCTTTATAGGAGGAAACCAAAATTATCTACAGAATTAGCAAGAAACTAAAATTACGGTGTTTTTAAACCAAATCTCGCTTTTTATTGGCATCAATTTTGCTTTAGTAAAATTAGCTCCCTTGAATTTCAACACTTGTTAAAAAAAGATAAACTTTATTCTTTTAAATTTTGAATCACAAAAAATCTATATTTTTCATCTAAGCATTTATTTTACTGAATCAAAAAgacatgaaaaggaaaaaaaatcatgtaTTTACTAACGTATATAAGTGAATCTTTTTTGGACAacatataataaatatgatatatcACTTATCACTCAGTCTTTCAAATGTACATTTTTAATATTATGGAGCATGCCacttttccaaaagaaaaaaggTCATGAGAAATCAGTGCAAAGTTCTGGGTCACCCTCGTCCTTTCTCTGGAGCAGGGGCGAAGTCCTTCTGTGAatagccctctgcctctcagaGTTTCTGGTCTATCTGTCTCCGCCTCTGTCCTTCACTGACTGTTctcttctctctgactctctctccctccctccccctccctcccttctgctgtcCCTAAGTCATTTTAATAAGAACttgaggttttgggttttttcttgttttgttttgtttgtcgtcGTTGTGGCTATTGTTATTGTCACTTACTGGTAGTCACACCCCGTGTGAGTTCGTGTTTCAAGAGTCACACTGTTCAGAGGGAAACTTTTGCAGCCCGCCTCGAGGCTGGGGAAGAAGTGGGACGGGGGAAGTCACGTCTTTCTTTTCCCCAATTGTTAGCTTCTTCCTCtcatcctttttctcctccttccctccctcctcctctttctcttctttccgtTCCTTCTCCTCGCTGGGTCTGTTGATTGAtttggtgggtgggtggatgggcagGTTGGTTAGTTATCGGCTGGGTGAGTGGATGGATCGGTCAGTTGGTTGGTCGGTTGGCATCTGGGTGAGCGGATGGGTTAGTTGGTAGATCGGTTGGTAGGTTGGCATCTGGGTGAGTGGATGGGTTGGTCGGTTGGCGTTTGAGAGAGTGGATGGTTGGTTGGTAGATTGGTTGGTCGGTTGGCGTCTGGGAAAGTGGATGGGTCGTTGGTAGATCTGTTGGTCCGTTGACGTCTGGGTGAGTGGATGGGTTGGTCGATCGGTTGGCATCTGGGTGAGTGGGTGGGTTGGTTGGATGGTCGGTTGGCTCGTGGAAGGGAGGTGGATGAGCAGGCGGTGGTGAAGGGGGCCAGGGGGATTGATGGGGGGAGCAGGGGCAGCGATACGCTCTTCACCGGGGATGCGGGGTGCCCGGGAGAGGGTTGGCCAGAGGATTGAGAGGGGGCTGCCCCCCGGACCCCAGCCCGTGGATGAGGACCCGGGGCACCAAGGGCCGCTGGAGCTGGGGGTGCGGCGCCGGGGGAGTCCGGTACATGCTGCTGTACatggcagccgccgccgccgccgccgtggtGCTGTCCATGCTGCCCAGCAGACTCGGGTGGTAGAAATAGGGCGAAGGGAACATCCTCTGCAAGGCGGAATAGTTCCCGGCTTCGGCCAGCAGTTCTAGGCCCACCGCCGTCTGCCGCTTCCACTTCGTCCTGCAAGAGACCGAAAACACACGCATACACGCGCGCCCCCCCAaccaaaacacacaaacacacactcctaTTCCCCTATTCCCCattccaccttcctcctctccctcccagtgtCCATGCCGGACTCTGCCCCAGTAGGAACTAACTGGAAACTAACTTCCAATTAGTCGTGGGGAAAGCTCACGGGCTATCTATCATTCCCGGGAGCCGGAGTCCCAGAaagtttctccttcttccccctgatCCTCTAGGGGCTCTCCCTGGATGGTTGGTCTTTTCCCTTCTGAAAGTTTCCCGGTCCCGGTTTCTTGATTTTAGCTGAGGACAGGGAGACCCTCTGATTATCCACCCCTTTCGCCACCTAGTTCAACCCTACGCTCCCACCCAGACCAGACCACAGCAAGTCCTTGGCTGTCTGTCCCTGAATCAGAGAGAgggacagcaaaaaaaaaaaagcagcaaacAAAGAGGTTCCAGGAACTCGGACTCCCCCCCGCATTTCCCACCGCCCCCAGGAAGCCCTCCGGGATGGACAGCGGACTCTGGATGCGCGTTTTCCAAATGGGATTCCTTGGGACATTCCCCACGTCCGGAAAtattcagaaaaaaaatattttccaggctaacctccctccactcccgctccatccccaaccccatcgtcccctggaaaaagaaaaaaataaatgatctcgctctctctcctccctctcaattaggaaaaaaaaaaaaagcgggcGTGCTGGGCCGGCTGGTCCATACACACAATTCCGGCCAAATTAATAAACATGGCGGCCTGTTTAGATTGGCTACAGATGACACTAATGTTTTCCGACAGAATTAGGGTGGCTGAAACCGTATGTAATGAGACAGAAAATTATGGCAGAGCGACCACTGGACACGGTTTTGCAGCCGCGCTAAGAGACGATTAGAAGACCAACTACCGAGTCTCCCAGTCCCAGAGACGCAGAGAGActccaggaagagaaagacagggccaggggcagagagACCCTTAGAGGGAGActcagagatggagatggaaatCGAAGACTTAGAGGCCTGGAAGGAGAgggtaaggggcagggagagacagccgGTTCCCGGGCTCCGAAGCCAGGCCGGGCCCATCTCCAACCACCCATCACGGCTCCAGACACACACCTGCTCCTCAGGGCTGCGCTACCAGCCTGCTGCCGGCCCCccgcccttcccatcccccctacccactCTGAAGGCCGGGACGTGGGAATACCCTGAGAATTCCAGCCGACACCCACCTAAATAATAGCCGGCAAGACTGGGAGGTGAGAGTAGCCCCCGCTGGGCATCTGGCGAGGTCGCCCGGAGACTCTAACcctcgtctccctccctctctgggccAGAACCACGAAGGATCCGGCGTCCCGGACTCCTGGTCCCCCTCAAGACGTTATAAGAGCTCCCAGCCCCTTAATCCTGCGCCGGCGGATCCCGGAGTTGGGAGGGAAAGGCGGTCAGCGGCGTCCAAAAGATAGAGATGGAGACCCGAAGGCCTTTTTGTTTTACACTTTTGGCCCGCGTCTTCCACCTCTCTCTGGCTGCTAACAAGACCCCTTTTCTTAAGTTGGTACTTGGGCTCTTCTTTGTGTGGACATGCAAATCCACACGGTCCAGTGAACATCGAAATAAAACTACTCTACATAGGAAAtgggtagaggagcagcgtggcttagaggatagagcataggccagggagttagaagggcctaaATCCTAATTCCGgatccgctgcttctctgatgggtgaccttgagcaagtcacttcacttccttgggactcagttacctcctctgtaaaatggggattgagactgtgagccctaaatgggacagaaactgtgtccaacctgattcatttgtatctactccagcgcttaatacagtgcctggcatgtagtaaacgcttaacaaagaccataaaaaagtgaGTTTGTTCTCCGCTGTAGATAAGGGAAGCCTGTGTCCTTTAGAGATTTTCCCTGcttaggcagagcggggatttgcgCTTTGTAAATTCGCTTCCCTCGGCTTGTCTCTTGAAACCGGACCAGAGGATGTCAAAGGCTGGGCACAACCGCCTCGAGAGGTTGTTCTAAACCCCCTCACTATGTAGAAGCTCCTTAGACCCTCATGGTGGGTTAGGAGCCGAGTTTTGGGGTGGGATAAGGGGTGGTATGGGGAAACCCTGGCTcgctcccaagccctgtcccaaACCCAGcatcccttcagcgcttagaacagtgcttggcacatagtgagcgcttagcaaataccattaatattattattattattgttattacctccgGTTCTGGTACCAAGTCTTGACCTGGGTATCCGTGAGGTTGAGCGCGGCAGCTAGATCCATGCGGTCCTGCACGCTTAGGTACTTCTGACGCTCAAAGCTCCTCTCTAGCTGGTTGAGCTGATGGTCCGAGAAGGCCGTCCTCGCCTTCCGAGGCTTCTTGGCCCGCACGGGAGGACTCTCCCTGCTACTTGTAATCTCCCGATCGCCTTCTTCCTTTGTtcctaggaagaaaaaaaaattcacagccGCAGTTTAGCACTAAAGGGAGAAAaaactttttctctctccctctttttctctccttcttcacacAGACacaccacagacacacacatacacgctacATCCACAACCCTCCCGGACTGGAAGTCCAAGACGCCCCCAGAGATATAAACTTGGTTGGTGACCGtacaagctaaaaaaaaaaaaaaacagaaagaaagaagaattGGACAGGAGTCGCGGAGTTTGCTCCGAAAACCAGGAGTGATGCCTCAGTTTGCAAGTATTCATATTTTCTCTGGTTTTAAAAAACGTCCTTTGTTTGGCATTCTTTCTGAGTTGGTACTGGGTGGCATTATTTCGATTAGGGAAGATTTAGTTTCAGTTCGGTGTCGCCTTCTTTCAGGGCACTTGAGAAGTGATCGAGTGAGACTTCACTCACATCAAATATTTTAGAGCTTCAGAAAGAATGGGTCACCTCGACTCAAAGTTGAGTTCAAAATTGCTAGACACTTCCAAGTGACAGCGCTAAGATTTCCGGATTCTATTTGtcaacttggttttttttttctttttccttcttttctttttttttcctgaaatgctAGGAAATCGATATGTCAATCCATCTCTGTTTGTACCAGTTTTTGCAGCGCTCCTTGATCTTCCCTGCAGGAAGAACAATAATCTCTCTAATTGACCCACTGGGGAGGTTGGTGCACAAAAAAATCGCCAGGCTAGACTGTACATCTGTTTTGGGCACTATTATGCTAATGCTAAAATAGCAAACACCCCCGTTTCCCGGTTATCCACGGCGCATCGTTCCAAGGAGGTGAAAGGGAAATTGAAAAATAATTATTGAAATAATAAGAAAAAAGGTTTCATCTGCTGGAACGGTTGAAGCCATTTCTCTTGGCAAAGCCACTCGCAGGAAATGGCGATTATTTTATAAGTGcttcttggagaaaaaaaaaatctgcctttcGGTGATAACCTTCTGTTTTTACAAGCCCTCTGTGAATATAAGATGCTCTGCATTTTAGAGTAACGGGCCCTTTCCAAATCCTGAAAATTcccatttgagaagcagaaaCCTTTTTCTGTGGTGCAGAGGGGGTTAGCAATTTTGCTCTGCAaaggcaattttttaaaaaaggggaccCACTCCTCCCTTATTCATGACGGGGTAGTCAACATTCTCCCACTCTGATCAATCGACTTGGAAATGAAGGCTATATTGATTAAGAGTCTCCGAGTCCCGGAAGATTGGCGTTTCGAAAACATGCGGGAGGATGAAAGGCATTTGCATTAAAAATACACTCTGGGTTGCAAACACATTCCTGGAGAGTTGCCGCCTGCCATACACGCGCATTCAATctaatttctttttcttccctagATGACTCGGCTACAAGACAATTGCTCTTCCCGTTTCACTCCCAGAAGGCGTTTGACTTACTTTGCAGATGCGACAAAAGCACGCGTGAAAACACAAAGAACGGGGGAGagtggaaaagggaggaaaggagtaagagctggaggagagaaCGGCGATGGGGCAGATCCCAAAGGGGGAGAAATCCCGGGGCCAAATGCAGGCCCGTTGACCTCCAGCGATTTGGCTAGTCGGGAGAGCCCCGGAAAGGCCtcggaagaggaaagagagacaagggggAGGTAGCCCAAGCGGATTCGGACTCACCGTGGCATTTGAGATCGTTTTGCGAGTCGTCGCGCTTGTCGAGTTTGGTTTTGCCGTCCTCCTGCTCTAGTTTCGGCCTAAAGCTCTCGCTGGCTGCGTTCCCTTCTTGTTTCGGGGTGTGATGGGGAGACGAGACGCTCGTACTGTAAGGTGCGCAGGCCGCCAGCGGTTTGCTGTCGCCCAAAATGTCTTTAATTAAAAAAGAAGATGTGGAAGTCCTGGGAGCCGAGGCGGCCGATCcaagctgctgttgctgctgttgtGGAGGCGTCTGCTGCTGTTGCGGAGGCGTCTGCTGGGGAGACTGCAGCAAACTTTGTGGCGGGGACGGCTGCTGGCTGTGATGGACGAGGTGATGCGGCTGGAGGCCGTCCTGGACCAGATGCGGCTCGGGATGCTCCAGGGTGACGGAGATGGGAGAAGAAGGCGCCGTCCCCACTGTATCGATCTCCGAACAAGGGGACGGGGTGGCCTGGTTCCGAAAATCCGCCGTCCTGACATCGCCGTGAGGTCGGAAGTCTCCGCTCATCACGCCGGGGCTGCCTGAACTGGCGCTAGATAAAATCGTGTCTATTCCAAAACTCGACCCGGTCGCCCCTTCCATTGCGGTCATGGTTCTACATGAGTTTCGACCCAATCCGCCGGTCAGCGGGTCGACGTGATTGAGcggcaccccctcccacccccttccccctcccccgaccgaagaaacaaataaattaccgGGAAAACATTAACAAGGGACTCCGTCGGGGGGGAGGATTTCCCGAAAATGGGAGCGACAGGGGGAAACAACTTTCGAcccaactttcttttttttttaagagagaggaaaggaattgggggcgggggggacaaggggggggAGTTATCGAAGCAATAAGGAAGAGGCCGATAGAAGAATAATCGCACGTGTTGAAGGCGTCGAGGGctaaggaagggtgggagaggagccGAGCCggcggagagagaggggaaggaccaTCCGGCTGACCGGCGACCGCCGCTGGACCGCTGATGGATGCTAGCCCGGTCTCCGCCTCCCGGGTGCCGAGTTATTGAACTTTCTTGGAAAGTTGCGGGGCAGCCGCTgcagccggaggaggaggaggaggagatggaggaggaggaggagaaggagcgcgGGGCGAACTCTGGCCACTGCCTGGCTTGTTCCCTTGTAATCCGGCTCCTCTTGGGCTCCAAAGCCTCCCTCTCGTGACGTCACGGCCATCgcagccccttcccccctccgcGATTTATTCTCACACCCTTTATTGCGACAGGGCGGCTGTCCCGCCGCCCCCATTGGTGGCTTCAGCCGGAGAGACAGGCGCTAACGGGCCGGGAACCAATGGCTAAGGAGCTGGCGGACTCCTCGCAGTTCAGAAGCTACAGTCCCGGCTGCTCTTTTTTAGAATCCTCGAGACCCATTTTCCTGCAAAACCTGAGACAAATGCCTATTCTAATTGTAATCCCTACAAtaaagacagagaagggaggggggagagagagagagagagagagaggcggatgggggagggggacgaagaggagggagagaaagagagaagaaaacgaagaaagaaggaaggaggggaagagagaggaaggaggggaagagagaggaaggagggaaggtgggaagaatgattaTGCTTcttgaggtgggggggaggatgaggggacgaagaggagggagagaatgagagagagaagaaaacgaagaaggaggggaagagaaaggaaagagggaaggtgggaagaatgattaTGCTtcttgaggtgggaggagggtgaggggatgaagaggagggagataacgagagacagagaagaaaacgaagaacgaagg is a genomic window of Tachyglossus aculeatus isolate mTacAcu1 chromosome 4, mTacAcu1.pri, whole genome shotgun sequence containing:
- the BARHL2 gene encoding barH-like 2 homeobox protein; protein product: MTAMEGATGSSFGIDTILSSASSGSPGVMSGDFRPHGDVRTADFRNQATPSPCSEIDTVGTAPSSPISVTLEHPEPHLVQDGLQPHHLVHHSQQPSPPQSLLQSPQQTPPQQQQTPPQQQQQQLGSAASAPRTSTSSFLIKDILGDSKPLAACAPYSTSVSSPHHTPKQEGNAASESFRPKLEQEDGKTKLDKRDDSQNDLKCHGTKEEGDREITSSRESPPVRAKKPRKARTAFSDHQLNQLERSFERQKYLSVQDRMDLAAALNLTDTQVKTWYQNRRTKWKRQTAVGLELLAEAGNYSALQRMFPSPYFYHPSLLGSMDSTTAAAAAAAMYSSMYRTPPAPHPQLQRPLVPRVLIHGLGSGGQPPLNPLANPLPGTPHPR